TCCTCACTCAGTATGTAACCGCTGCACTGTGATATTTGGGAAGCAGGGAATATCGGGGGAAAAATTCACTGTTCTTTTCCAGGAAAAAATTGAGTTAGACCTGAGCATACACTATGCTCTCGTTCTTTCTTTCACCATTAACTTCTGTTTTTGACTTTTTCCCTCGATTGGTCATCTTTTTTAAACACGCATTCATATACATTTTTTGGTTGTTAGCTTAATGATTATTTCCATTTACCAATTCTATTATATGATCATGTATTTCAATGTTCATGAGTTCCAGCCTCAATAAGGCAAAGGAGCAAACCACAGAACTTAATTTAAATACCGGGATGTAATTTTTACAATTTGCATATTAGAAAAGctttaaagtaaaagaaatataaaCTCTCAAATTCCAGATTATATAGGAGAGCAATTTGATAATCACCTCTCTTGCATTCCTGATCGGAATAAACCTTGTAAATATTCACAGCCAGACTGCAATATAACTTTGTGAACATGCGAATGTGGCACTGAGTTAGAACAAAAATTGCATGTCCACCCAACGAGTTCATTTGTTTCAGCTTCTAATATGACATCCCTGAAAAGAGAAATCGATATAATTAAAATTCCTCTTCAAAACTCATTTGAAACAAATATTAGCAACATCTAAGTTAGGAATGACTGTTTAGCAAGTTCAAATTAATGACTATTTTTATTATCCTATGTCAAACTATTTAAAGGATTATTGCCCTTTCAGTAACAGAATATCCATTAGAAGTTGTAATATATAGAATGAACAACAAAATATCTAtatcaacttaaaaaaaaatgaaaatttgagATAAATAAAGATTGAAATAgacataagaaaaagaaaacacaagATTACACCAATCACATGCTATTCTAAATGTACATAAGAAGCTGATCAAGAAGCAAACCATACGAAAAACAACTTCCAACAGAATTGAGAGCTGAAGTAAGATTCAAGCTGGGGAAAGGTGTGCCCCACTCAGGACATTGTCTATAGAGTAGTTGCAGAAAGGGCTGCAGATTGCAGCGTTTAGCAAGAATTTTCAACTTTTTTACCATATCTTCCTCTGCCTGCAAGCATCCGAAGTAAACATATTCCAACAACAGCACCAATGCTTCATAATCAACGTGAGCAGATAAACGAACCTCTCTCATAGTCTCTCCATATTTATCTGTTCCCTCTTTACAATTCTTGCTACTAGTCAAGATTTCACGAGGCAGAAGCGATGGACATCTGACAGCAAGAATAACACCATTAACATTGACAGAAGCCCCATTTGCCACAATGAGTCGCAAATCCGCATATTCTTCCTGATTAAGGGATTTCCCAATCCATTTTGCTAATTCATTAGGGAAACCATAACATCCAAAATAGCTTAGAATATATGAAGCATACCATCTCACTCCAGGACTTAAACAGGTGCTACTACAAGTCTCATGAAGCTTGTTGAGTAATTGAGCTTTAATGTATGTCACTGCTGTGGTGAATTTCTGAGTATGATCTTGTAAAAGGCTACACTGATGAACAAATGAAGACAAGGCCCACAAACCATAAAAATGGAGCACATTGGAACCTTCCCAATCTTCTTTATCAATGCAGCAACATGACCTTTCATGAAATGATGTAAGCAAATGAGGAGCCATGCTAGGCCTTTCCATATGAATGTCATTACTTAAACATCGTTTGACAATAAGAACAACTGCTTTCATTGCTTTGCTTTCGATGATACATTTTTGATATTCAGGTAAACTTGAAAGAGAATTTAACCCAATCAAGTTAATAACAAGTTGAAGTTTATCGGATGACCCAAAGCTTGCCAGGGACGATGTGTAATCTAGAGTATGTATTAAGCTTTTCAAGCACGGAATACCTATTACTTTCATTCTATCAGATAATACAAGCCTTGCATGTGAAGAAATGTGATTACATGGAGAATAAATCATCATTAATACAGCCCTTGATACTGGTTCACTTTGGAAACTATCATCATCATTTTGACATATTCGGCACCATTTTTGAATTGTGTCAACAAAAGTCAGACTACAGGAAAAGGAGACTCGAATTAGCAAATTTAGAAAGCACAAAAAAAAATCAAGGCATAGTATCAATGCTAACAATCATATTAAAATCTCAAGAAATGATTATAGAAGGAATATAATTTACCATGCACATGTAATTAGTGTGTTGATGTGGAGCTCACTTCCATAGGTATAAGGGTTGAAATTTTCTCCACAATGTATCATAAGGCACCCAAGAATGTCCCACAGATAACTCCTCAGACCAAGATGATAATTAGATTTTAAACCCTTGTTTGCTGTGGATATCTGTTCTTCCAAAGACAAGACATGCTCAGATGGCTTATCTTGAATATTTTCTAGTACAAGATTAAGGAGGACTCTATCAATACCATGTTCCCAAAACCTGATATGATGATCACCATCCCAACGGGTAATTAGACCCAATTGACATGCTTCCAATAATAAGGAACCATGGTTGATCCCTCCCTTTTTGGAACTCAATCCTGTTTCCCTCATCCCACAAATTATGGCATTGACAAGTGCATCACCACACAAATTCCTCATACGTATGAAATTCTCTTGGCATCTCTAAGCATCAAAACTACTTTGTTAGTGACAATACTATATATACTGGAATGTTTATTAGAGAGAATatgaattattagtttattaccaATAGACATCGAGCGAGCTTAAACCCCTCTATTCGAACAACCTGAGGGTTTGATTTTTCCATGGCCTGCACAACCATCTCTACAAATACTCCATCTTCTATAAGTTTTTTGGCTACAAAATCGCATAAAGCTGGTAAAACAAATAGTAAATTAGTTTACATAAATAATGGAAGACAATAAAGCAAGCATCATTATACATCAGGGGATGGTTCAGGGATATGTTAATACCTAAAGATGTGTACATCTTTAAAAGTACAAGTTTAATAGAACTATCTGTCACCATGTGCATGTCTGCTAAAGCTTTCATAAGTTTAACATCACTCAAAACAGGGAACCTAGATTGAGGCCACCGCCACAGGATTGTGCTCAATAGTGAACCCATCTGTTCAAAATACTCAATTTTTTTTGCACCACCAGCAAAGTCTTTTATATTTCCAACAATATGAGTGGCAATCCCTGTGTCTTTGAGGGCTTCCATAACTGTCCTCTCACTTGTAGCACTCAAATTAGAGACCACCAAATTCAAGGCATTAGCACAATCTATTGCAACCTCTACTTGGTGCGAAGAGATTAAGGATGATAGGCAACAGACAAGTTCCACTATACGAGATTGCAATAGTGAATTCGGCAAAATACTAACTAACTTCACTGCAACATTTGATGCCATGCTTAATAAGGGACCACTTTTGCCTTCAAGAATACATAATAATGCTCCCAAAACATCAGATACAGATTCCTGAAAAATCATAACACAAGAAATTACTGTTTCATTGTGATTGAATCTCAAACATCAGGCCAAGGTCAACACTGTATAAAGTATAAATCCAtctatgaaaataaaaacaaaaataaaagatatcaCGTATATTTAAGAAGTTCAGTAAATTGGCAGAAAATCCAAGTTTATATGTTCATACAATGTATGAttatagcaaaagaaaataaaatttgcaAGTCCCAAACCTTTACAATAGTATGACGCGTGGCACGTGCATCTCCTGAGATAGAATCAAGAAATGCATTAATTGACCGAAGAACATTCTTCTGCACTTCAATGTTAGCGCATTGCCACTTCCAAGTATTTGTCTTCTCATCAAAATATCTGCCACAATTCACATTTCACACGgcgaaaaataaataactaaataaaaattcagGAACAAATAACAATATTCTAAACAACAACCACTATTTTTAATCCCTTCAGGCAGAATTTAAATGAAGAGCAAACGTCCAAATTGGTCTTCAGAAGAAACGTGGGGCATGAAAATAATTCTTTACGAAGATTTCATAACACTAATTAGGTATTGAAAACACAAAATAGCGAAAAAAGATAGCATGAATAGAACCAGAGATTAACAAAGGAGCTGCGGTTTGAGTTGGAACCTGGTTCCGAGGTTATAGGCACGAAGGAGACGTTGATGGAGGGTTTGGATTTGCACACTGATGGAACGACTGTTGATTGGTTTCATTGTGGAACTGCAATCGTTGATTAAACTATACACACTGTTCTTCGAGTTTGTGTGAAGAACAAAGAAGGGAAGAATACTCAATATTTGGGCCTTTTCGAGAAGCTCAGCGTGCGTTCCGCGTGAGGCCTTACTGGAAGTTGAAACACCGCCATGCCATTCAGGATTTCAGATAAACCGTGGAAATGATTCAAATGAGTCAAATTGCAAACTTCGAAAAATTATATAGAGCCCTGCAGTCTGCATAGGTATGggattttattttcaaataaataatttatttattttaattactaaaataaataatttgtagCATATTTACTAATTTACACCATATTTATTTATCTCGTTTATACggtaaacaaaataattttacacGTATTTAATTTAAATGAGATAGgtgtattttttcaatttttatatatcttgttttacagtataaacgagatacatgaaaaattatctcgtttataatgtaaacaagatatatgtatttataaataattaatataatttttaaaaataataaaaaatattaataatttaaattggacCAAACTCTTAAAATGGAATGtttcaaataatagaaaagatagacggttttaaataatagaaaagataaGCAGTACattttaaataatagaaaatatGGATGGTTGATTTAAAATAAACACGTTAACACGTGTATGAAATAACTCAAATAAGTGAAAGCACACATAAGTACACCGTTAAACTATCCACTATTaatacaattatttttttttaactacCTATTATTAATACAAATTTGTAGCATATTTAtcaatttatattatatttatttattttatttaaatgagATAATTTTAAATGTATAAACGATATATATATATCGTTTATACATTTAAAATTATctcatttaaataaaataaataaatataatataaattgataaatatgctacaaattttttattttagtaattaaattaattaaattatttatttaaaaacaaaatcCCAGAAGTTCGTGTCCAAATAATACGCATCCAGAGTCCAAATTACATATTCAATGCGATATTAATTTTAAGAATTTACGTCGACAAAAAAATGGATAAACTAATAAAGtgaaatattaattaatattaaatttagattaaattataatgttggtctttatatttttattagaattaCAAATTGATCTTTATAATTTAAGATTTGTAATTGAAtcccaaataaaattaaattttgtaatttaatCCCATCATTCAAACAACATTTAATTTAACAGAATATTTGGTGCTACCAAAAACAAGCAATGTTATGAATTGTTTTGCATTAAGAGTTCTCGTGAAAGTAGACTTGACTACTAAGCTTGCAAAGAGAGAAAAATATGCACATGTTTGTGTTCAGATTAATATTGGGTTGCCGGTAATCAAATATATTATCGTGGAAGGCATGACTCATGAAGTGGAATACGAGAATTTACAATTAATTTGTTCTACTTATACACGGTATGGGCATAATAAATCGTTGTGCATAGAAAAGTTCTCGGAAAGGAAGGATGATTCTTTTAGTAATGGAAAGAATCATGAAGCCCCGACACTAATGCCACACAATGATCATGAAATTCAAAAAAAGGTTGAATTGAAAGCTTGTGATTTGGGTGAGAATTCTCGTGATTTGGACGATAATTAGGAGTTGTTAAAGGGAATGATGCAATTACGGAATTATTGGCTCCTCAAGTGCCTGATGGTCATGCTAATGAGGCGTGCATGAATGATGGAAAGGGCTGGCAACAAGTGCGGCATAAGCTAAAATTTACAATGGACATCCGTCAGATTTGAAGGACTAAGATGGAAAGCAGCACAAGTATGGTTCGAGAAGTCCCAAGGTCCAATTTGTATGGTGATAAAGGAAAATCAATTGACATTAGGATAGGGCAGCGAAAAAAACATGAAATTGTGCTATCTCCATCGCATCGAACTCCTGCACATCATGGAATTTCTCTCCAGAAGCAGCCGCAGCCTTTCTCCCTGCAGAACTCGCCTGGCTGCGCAACAGAGGGAACCTTAGTAGATGGAAGCCTGGCGGATGCAGCGTTAGGGGTCTGATGGTCGCAATTATTGAGGATCAGATTACGCCAGTACCACAGGACAAACCATCTATTGAGGTTGGTGATTCTATTTAGAGTATtatgttcttatttattctgtccctattatttatggatagtttaaatatgatTGTTTAGAACATT
The DNA window shown above is from Arachis ipaensis cultivar K30076 chromosome B08, Araip1.1, whole genome shotgun sequence and carries:
- the LOC107613263 gene encoding BTB/POZ domain-containing protein At1g04390 isoform X1, which translates into the protein MKPINSRSISVQIQTLHQRLLRAYNLGTRYFDEKTNTWKWQCANIEVQKNVLRSINAFLDSISGDARATRHTIVKESVSDVLGALLCILEGKSGPLLSMASNVAVKLVSILPNSLLQSRIVELVCCLSSLISSHQVEVAIDCANALNLVVSNLSATSERTVMEALKDTGIATHIVGNIKDFAGGAKKIEYFEQMGSLLSTILWRWPQSRFPVLSDVKLMKALADMHMVTDSSIKLVLLKMYTSLALCDFVAKKLIEDGVFVEMVVQAMEKSNPQVVRIEGFKLARCLLRCQENFIRMRNLCGDALVNAIICGMRETGLSSKKGGINHGSLLLEACQLGLITRWDGDHHIRFWEHGIDRVLLNLVLENIQDKPSEHVLSLEEQISTANKGLKSNYHLGLRSYLWDILGCLMIHCGENFNPYTYGSELHINTLITCACLTFVDTIQKWCRICQNDDDSFQSEPVSRAVLMMIYSPCNHISSHARLVLSDRMKVIGIPCLKSLIHTLDYTSSLASFGSSDKLQLVINLIGLNSLSSLPEYQKCIIESKAMKAVVLIVKRCLSNDIHMERPSMAPHLLTSFHERSCCCIDKEDWEGSNVLHFYGLWALSSFVHQCSLLQDHTQKFTTAVTYIKAQLLNKLHETCSSTCLSPGVRWYASYILSYFGCYGFPNELAKWIGKSLNQEEYADLRLIVANGASVNVNGVILAVRCPSLLPREILTSSKNCKEGTDKYGETMREVRLSAHVDYEALVLLLEYVYFGCLQAEEDMVKKLKILAKRCNLQPFLQLLYRQCPEWGTPFPSLNLTSALNSVGSCFSDVILEAETNELVGWTCNFCSNSVPHSHVHKVILQSGCEYLQGLFRSGMQESHSQVIKVAISWEALIKLVQWFYSNNLPNPPAGCLWDNMDDEGKLFNLQPYVELNWLAEFWMLESIQEASWNVIVSCLDSARHLSARIIKMAYNLSLWKLVDIAANFMAPSYRQLRDSSDLEEFDEALVHLIYSASIRFAQEGGNCSR
- the LOC107613263 gene encoding BTB/POZ domain-containing protein At1g04390 isoform X2, which translates into the protein MKPINSRSISVQIQTLHQRLLRAYNLGTRYFDEKTNTWKWQCANIEVQKNVLRSINAFLDSISGDARATRHTIVKESVSDVLGALLCILEGKSGPLLSMASNVAVKLVSILPNSLLQSRIVELVCCLSSLISSHQVEVAIDCANALNLVVSNLSATSERTVMEALKDTGIATHIVGNIKDFAGGAKKIEYFEQMGSLLSTILWRWPQSRFPVLSDVKLMKALADMHMVTDSSIKLVLLKMYTSLALCDFVAKKLIEDGVFVEMVVQAMEKSNPQVVRIEGFKLARCLLRCQENFIRMRNLCGDALVNAIICGMRETGLSSKKGGINHGSLLLEACQLGLITRWDGDHHIRFWEHGIDRVLLNLVLENIQDKPSEHVLSLEEQISTANKGLKSNYHLGLRSYLWDILGCLMIHCGENFNPYTYGSELHINTLITCAWSCCCIDKEDWEGSNVLHFYGLWALSSFVHQCSLLQDHTQKFTTAVTYIKAQLLNKLHETCSSTCLSPGVRWYASYILSYFGCYGFPNELAKWIGKSLNQEEYADLRLIVANGASVNVNGVILAVRCPSLLPREILTSSKNCKEGTDKYGETMREVRLSAHVDYEALVLLLEYVYFGCLQAEEDMVKKLKILAKRCNLQPFLQLLYRQCPEWGTPFPSLNLTSALNSVGSCFSDVILEAETNELVGWTCNFCSNSVPHSHVHKVILQSGCEYLQGLFRSGMQESHSQVIKVAISWEALIKLVQWFYSNNLPNPPAGCLWDNMDDEGKLFNLQPYVELNWLAEFWMLESIQEASWNVIVSCLDSARHLSARIIKMAYNLSLWKLVDIAANFMAPSYRQLRDSSDLEEFDEALVHLIYSASIRFAQEGGNCSR
- the LOC107613263 gene encoding BTB/POZ domain-containing protein At1g04390 isoform X3 is translated as MKPINSRSISVQIQTLHQRLLRAYNLGTRYFDEKTNTWKWQCANIEVQKNVLRSINAFLDSISGDARATRHTIVKESVSDVLGALLCILEGKSGPLLSMASNVAVKLVSILPNSLLQSRIVELVCCLSSLISSHQVEVAIDCANALNLVVSNLSATSERTVMEALKDTGIATHIVGNIKDFAGGAKKIEYFEQMGSLLSTILWRWPQSRFPVLSDVKLMKALADMHMVTDSSIKLVLLKMYTSLALCDFVAKKLIEDGVFVEMVVQAMEKSNPQVVRIEGFKLARCLLRCQENFIRMRNLCGDALVNAIICGMRETGLSSKKGGINHGSLLLEACQLGLITRWDGDHHIRFWEHGIDRVLLNLVLENIQDKPSEHVLSLEEQISTANKGLKSNYHLGLRSYLWDILGCLMIHCGENFNPYTYGSELHINTLITCACLTFVDTIQKWCRICQNDDDSFQSEPVSRAVLMMIYSPCNHISSHARLVLSDRMKVIGIPCLKSLIHTLDYTSSLASFGSSDKLQLVINLIGLNSLSSLPEYQKCIIESKAMKAVVLIVKRCLSNDIHMERPSMAPHLLTSFHERSCCCIDKEDWEGSNVLHFYGLWALSSFVHQCSLLQDHTQKFTTAVTYIKAQLLNKLHETCSSTCLSPGVRWYASYILSYFGCYGFPNELAKWIGKSLNQEEYADLRLIVANGASVNVNGVILAVRCPSLLPREILTSSKNCKEGTDKYGETMREVRLSAHVDYEALVLLLEYVYFGCLQAEEDMVKKLKILAKRCNLQPFLQLLYRQCPEWGTPFPSLNLTSALNSVGSCFSYGMSY